In Paenibacillus hexagrammi, the following are encoded in one genomic region:
- a CDS encoding diacylglycerol kinase, which produces MVKRARLIYNPTSGREEMRKRLPEILQRLERGGLETSTHATIGEGDATLAAAEAVERGFDIIIAAGGDGTLCEVVNGMAERPNRPALGILPLGTTNDFARALNIPKNWEQACELIVRQYTRDIDVGKINNRYFINIAGGGSMTELTYEVPSKLKTMIGQLAYYMKGIEKLPRLRPIELHVKAGEAEFVEEAMMFLVANSNSVAGFEKLSPDASLNDGLFDVLILRKCNLAEFIRVITLALRGEHLTDPNVIYFQTDHIEINSPDYVQLNLDGEFGGTLPCVMTNLRSHLRIIVDESGQSIYKKTLLDTLTAPFQLKGIVQDDEVDVVERKE; this is translated from the coding sequence ATGGTGAAACGTGCAAGACTGATTTATAATCCGACCTCAGGTCGGGAGGAAATGAGAAAGAGACTGCCCGAAATTCTCCAGCGGCTGGAGCGAGGGGGACTAGAAACCTCCACCCACGCCACCATCGGAGAAGGGGATGCTACACTGGCAGCAGCAGAAGCTGTAGAGAGAGGCTTCGATATCATCATTGCCGCAGGCGGCGACGGCACCTTGTGCGAGGTCGTGAACGGCATGGCCGAAAGACCGAACCGACCGGCCCTGGGTATCCTGCCTTTGGGCACCACCAATGATTTTGCAAGAGCACTGAACATTCCAAAAAATTGGGAGCAAGCCTGCGAGCTCATTGTTCGCCAGTACACAAGAGACATCGATGTAGGCAAAATCAACAACCGCTACTTCATCAACATTGCAGGTGGAGGCTCCATGACGGAGCTGACCTACGAAGTGCCGAGCAAGCTTAAGACCATGATCGGTCAGCTTGCCTATTATATGAAAGGCATCGAGAAGCTGCCTAGACTGCGGCCTATCGAGCTGCACGTCAAAGCGGGCGAAGCGGAATTCGTCGAAGAAGCCATGATGTTCCTCGTGGCCAACAGTAACTCCGTAGCCGGCTTCGAGAAGCTGTCACCGGATGCCAGCCTGAATGACGGCCTGTTCGATGTACTTATCCTGCGAAAATGCAACCTCGCCGAATTCATTCGCGTCATCACCTTGGCGCTGCGCGGCGAACATTTGACCGACCCCAACGTCATCTACTTCCAGACCGACCATATCGAAATCAACTCGCCGGACTACGTCCAGCTTAACCTCGACGGCGAATTCGGCGGCACCCTGCCGTGTGTCATGACGAACTTGCGAAGCCATTTGCGGATCATCGTCGATGAATCCGGGCAGTCGATTTATAAAAAGACACTGCTGGATACGTTGACGGCGCCTTTTCAGCTGAAGGGGATTGTGCAGGATGATGAGGTTGATGTGGTGGAGAGGAAGGAGTAG
- a CDS encoding YerC/YecD family TrpR-related protein yields the protein MQLKKLNDKAIDQLFEAILTLKDMEECYVFFDDLCTVNEIQSLSQRLEVARMLRKGCTYNQIEAETGASTATISRVKRCLNYGNDGYVLTLDRLGR from the coding sequence GTGCAACTGAAGAAATTGAATGATAAAGCGATCGACCAGCTGTTCGAAGCGATATTGACGCTCAAAGATATGGAAGAGTGCTACGTTTTTTTTGACGATTTGTGCACGGTGAATGAAATCCAATCACTGTCCCAACGTCTGGAAGTGGCGCGTATGCTGCGCAAAGGATGTACGTATAATCAGATTGAAGCGGAAACAGGGGCGAGCACAGCGACGATCTCTAGAGTTAAGCGCTGCTTGAACTATGGCAATGACGGATACGTGCTGACACTGGATCGTTTAGGACGGTAA
- a CDS encoding sirohydrochlorin chelatase has protein sequence MTREYGVLVISHGSRDEGWVRLVDEAVSAVELPGNMPIYASYLELVEGRLIQDGIYSLEAQGVTDIIVIPLFVSSGSTHIDEISYALGVIPEPLLETDMTPFDIQANIHFAAPIDDDPVIAEILYENIAELATEPQNQIVLLIGHGSVEKGFHLKWRRGLEKLAERLKAIGGFDEADVAMLLPDQVQRKMKTWAKNKPEHKIVVAPLFLSEGYFTRQVIPSRLEGDAYLYNGRALLPSPLISKWMERQIASRLTIANG, from the coding sequence ATGACACGTGAATATGGTGTGCTTGTAATTAGCCATGGGTCCAGGGATGAAGGCTGGGTACGCCTCGTCGATGAAGCCGTGAGCGCAGTTGAATTGCCGGGTAACATGCCAATTTATGCATCTTACCTAGAGTTGGTAGAAGGGCGTCTGATTCAAGATGGGATATACAGCCTGGAGGCCCAAGGTGTCACAGATATCATCGTGATTCCTCTGTTCGTATCGTCCGGCAGCACGCATATTGATGAGATTAGCTACGCACTCGGGGTTATCCCTGAACCGCTGCTGGAGACCGATATGACGCCATTTGATATCCAGGCAAATATCCATTTTGCTGCGCCGATCGACGATGATCCGGTTATAGCGGAGATCCTTTATGAAAATATCGCTGAGCTCGCAACAGAGCCTCAGAACCAGATCGTGCTTCTGATCGGACACGGCAGTGTGGAAAAAGGCTTTCATCTGAAGTGGCGCAGAGGGCTCGAAAAGCTTGCCGAGAGGCTCAAGGCTATCGGCGGTTTTGACGAAGCGGACGTCGCCATGCTGCTCCCGGATCAGGTACAGCGGAAAATGAAAACCTGGGCAAAGAACAAGCCCGAACACAAAATCGTGGTTGCTCCGCTTTTTTTAAGTGAAGGTTATTTCACAAGACAAGTCATTCCTTCCCGGCTGGAGGGGGATGCATATTTATATAATGGACGGGCGCTGCTGCCAAGTCCGCTTATTTCCAAATGGATGGAGAGGCAAATCGCTTCCCGCCTAACAATCGCGAACGGGTGA